TCATGGAGCGGGAGGGCTGCGTGCGGTCGCGCATGACGCGCGTATCGCGCGAATCGCTTCGCAGTACCAGTTATCACTGCCGAATCAAATGACCGAGAACTGTTTTTGCGCGACTCGGGACCTTTATCGTCAGTGCGTTGAGGCTTTTTCTACAGCCACAACGTCCGCACGCCCTGTTCATCGTTCTCCACGGTGAATCGCTCTGCACTCGGCAGCACGCTGATCACCAACTCGGCTTTCGCCACATCGATGCCGACAAACATTTGCCCCTCCGACCGCTCAGGAAGCGGCGTCCGCGCCCGTCCTTGTGATAATTCGGGCTCGACACCTGGTCGGCCGACGCAACTGTTCGGGCTCTCACGACGGTCAATCAGGCACGCCGCTCCGGCTAACGCACGGTGTATCTCACCCAGGCAACAACGAGCTGGCGCCCTGATCAGAACTACTGCAGAATCATGAAAACGGTAGATACAAGGCAGAAATAGCAATCACTTGTGAGGACGAAGATTGAACGATGCGTGGATCGGACTACTCGGCGTGCTAGCAGGGGTCGTCATTAGCTCGCTCGCAGAGGCGAGTAAGTCGAAATACGCATTCCGGCGTGAGAAGGGATGGAGCTTGATCGATGAAGAAAGGCGCCGCCTCGAAATGATCTATGAAGCTGTCGAGGAAGTTAGAGAGGCGTACGATCGAAGCTTTCGGCCAATCTTCACCGGATTGGTTACAGGACGCCGACCGGGTGCCGGCGAAGATGGGCCAGCTGTGCCGTGGGCGCGCCTGCGGATGCTAGTGAATCTTTACCGTCCTTCTCTCCTGCCCCAGCTTCAACAGGTTGAGAAGGCTGGACCGGAATTTGGTGCAGCAATCGCTGAAGCAATCATGGATCACACGGGTGAACCGCAACGGGATGACTACCTCGTTTCCAAGATGACCGTCGCTTCTGACAAACTTGCAACCGCAGTAGTGCAGATGCGCGACGCGATCGTAGAGGAGTCTCGCGCATTGGACACGGCCGCAGCCAAGCTGATTGGTCCCACCCAAGCCTGACGGGGCGTTCTGCCTAACGAAATGTTGCTGCTGGCAGCGCGAGGCGGTGTGCGGCAGGCGGTCGCCGTGCTGGCGCACTTCGCCCGTCCGGCCGCATTATGTTGGATGCGCTGCAGTAGAACTGCTGAGGCGTTGGACGGCTGGCTACTACCCGCTCGTATAAGAATCTCAATGACCGAGAGTGAAACAACAAAGGTCTACCTTCAACTCCACGAAGCCGAGCTGCGTAGCCGCGATTCGCTGGGCAGCTCGCTCAGCCAGATAACGTCTACGATCACGATTCTCGGTGCGGGCGCGTTCTACCTTTTGACGAACTTTCCCGACGGCCTGGCCGAAGGAGCATTGCGAACCGCGCTGACCGTTGCGCTCGCGCTAGGAGTTGTCGCGCTTGTCGTGGCAGTGGGCTTCTCTATTGCCGGTCTTTGGAGCCGTGCGTACAGCCACGCTCCGAGCCTTGGGGGCATGCATGCTTGGCGCACCGAGAATCGGGCCTACCACGAAGCAGATCCGGGTGAGAAGCCGACGCTAGACGATCGCTTCTGGGATGGACTGGCGTCGGAACTCGCAGAAGCGGCAGACAAGAACCGGGAACAGAACCGTAAGCGCTCTGGGTACTCACATAGAGCGAAGATTGCAACGACGGTGTCGTTAGTTCTGTTGGGCATCTCGTCGGCGATTCAGCTATCGTCCGGCAGTACTAGAGGGCAGAGTTCGCAGTCAAACATCTACATCCTGAATGGTGGCCGAATGTCCGACACAGATTCGAAGCCCGACGCGCTCAAGCCGGAATCTCAGCAATCTGAGCAGAAGGCGACTCAAGCTCCAGTGAAGACGCCGTTCCCCAAGCACCAAGACATGCGTGAAGGGACCGTTAAGGCGGAGTCAGACAAGCGGCCGCTAATAACTGAGCGAAAGGAGTAGGGGGCAGTCCAACCCCGGTTGCTGCTGATACTGCGGCCGACGTGTGGTGATCAGGACAGCCCGAAGTTCGGCCGCAGCGCAGCAGAACGCAGTGCGCAATACTACTACTCCGAGGCAAATGACCTCCCTAGTTATCGAACTTCAGCGTGATGCGCTCAATCGCGCAGTCAAGACTTCAGATCTGCTTCGCAAGGCGCTGGTAGTCGCTCGAAAGCTTGGCGTAGCTGAGTTCGAGACGTGGATCAACCACGAACTCTTGGGATATCCCGAGCAATCAGTGGTTCCCGAGTATCGCGTTCTACGCGGCAAGGTCAAGGCGTGGAATCCGTACAACGGAATGTGGATTCCCATGGTTATGGAAGATACGGCGAGAGCGGAGGAACTCTCGAAGCGTGGTTCCATGCAGGGCGTTGCAGAGTTGGAAGCGCTGGTTGGTAACCCGGACAAGTCTGGGTCGCTTCAGATGCCATTCTCGAAGGCCGTGACGGCATCGCTGATGCGAAACGCGAATGTACCGTTGGAACCTACGCTGATTATCTCGACCGTGAGCATAGTTGGCATCCTTGACACTGTACGGAACAGCGTGCTCGACTGGTCGATGAAGCTAGAAGCGGACGGAATCCTCGGCGAGGGGATGACGTTCAGCGCTGCCGAGCGCGAACGTGCCATAAGCACGATCAACAACACGACCCACTTTCACGCGAGCGTGTCGAACTCGCAGATTCAGCAGTTCACCGAAACTTCCAGTCAATCACAGACCGTCAGCATAGATCTCAATTTGCTGGCTGAGCTGCTGAAGAAAGTCCGGACGTCGATTGCGACCCTTGATTTGCCACCGGAGGACCTAGCTGAGGCTGAAGTTGAGCTTAAGACGCTTGAACTTCAGGCGGCATCGCCGAAACCGAAGTTCGGTGTCGTAAGAGAATCGCTGAAGTCGTTGCGCACGATCGTCGAGGGAGCCACTGGTAGTCTAGTCGCTTCGGGTATGGCGGCCGAGATTGCGAAGCTACTCGGTACTGGAGCAGCTGCGTTCTGACGATGCTTGCTGCAGGCCGACGTAGCGGTAGCGCGCTACGGGCGCGTATGATTTGATCGCCAGCTGCAGACGCTGGCGTTGGGCGGCAACACCATCTGACGATCGCAGGTCGTACTGTGGCCCGCTGATTTACCGCCCACGGGCAAGGGTCCAACCGTCGGTCCCAATTTCCTGACCCTTTTTCTTCGACGCGCCGATCTTTGTGCGGGCGCCTTCTTGCTCGACACGAATCAGTTAGGCAGCTTCGTAGCGGGGTAGGCTGAACTTCCAACCTGTCGAAGGCGAGGTACCGCAGGTGACTGGCAGCGAGCGCGATCTTGTCGACAAGTTCGCATATGTCTTAGCCTCTGATTCTAGCCCTTGGGGGCCGGTGCGTTTCACCCGGGAGTTCGACTACCGACGCGGGCGTACTGACGTGGTCGCTCTCGACGATTCCGGCGAGGTAATCGCAGTGGAGGCAAAGCTGACTCGTTGGCGCGATGCGCTCCAGCAGGCCTATCGCAATCGGTGCTTCGCGCACTCCTCGTATGTACTGCTTCCCAAGCCTGTTGCACTGCGTGCGATTCGCTACGCGATTGATTTTGAGGCTCGGGGCGTCGGCGTGTGCTACTTTGAAGGTGATGAACTTTCGATAGTCCTTCACGCGGTTCGCGCCGAACCACTGCAGCCGTGGCTATGCCAAGTCGCTGAGGAGTGGATTACTGGAGAGATGCGTGACAGCAAATCTTCTTGAGGCGGTGGCCGCTGCCTATTGCGCACACAACGGATTGACGCTCCATACATCGATTGGAACAGGCGCCTTTAAGGAAACGTTTGGCGCGACGCTCTCCGATGGACGTCAGGCCGCGCTCAAGGTTTACAAGCCCGGCTTCAACGTTCAGCGAGTCATTCGCGAGGTAGAAGCTCTAACCCGGTGCAAGCATGCCGGTATCGCGGAACTCTTCGCGATCGAAGCGTTCGATGTTTCGGGCATTTCGTACGTGGTATCGACGGAAGAGTTGCTATCGGGAGGTACCCTAAGCCAAAAGCTTGCGATTGGATTACTGCCGTCACGCGAAGTGCTGGTGATCGGAGCAGCACTCATCGACGCTATGAGCACGATTGCTGGTAACCGTCTCGTACACCGTGACCTGAAGCCAGATAACATCATGTTTCGCGGCGATGGCGTCTCGCCTGTGGTGGTGGATTTCGGCCTCGTGCGTGATCTTGCTGCCGAATCAATTACACAGACTTGGCAAATGCAGGGTCCGGGAACGCCGCTCTTCGCTCCAGCTGAGCAGCTTCGGAATGATAAGGCGATGATCGACTGGCGCGCAGACCAATTTTCGCTTGGTGTGCTTCTTGCCTACTCCGCATTCGGGTTTCATCCCTACGATCATGGTGGAGATCACCCGGAAGCCATCGTCGAGCGCGTAGCGGTTCGGGGAAATCTGGGCTCGCAGTTCATTCACGCCGCAGAGGGAGCGAATCTGGGCTGTCTAATCTCGATGGTACAACCATGGCCCATCAGTCGATTCCGCACGCCGGCCGCGTTGTCAGAGCATTGGAATAAACAACAGGAAAACTGAATGTCGGCGTTCCATCAGATGGGCCACGATTCAGAGAATCTCTTACGCGAACCGGAACTCTCTTCCTTCCGGGGCGCGATTCTCAGTCCGGTCAACTACAACGAAGCAAAGGTAGCTTCTCAGGTGGCGAAGCTTCGAGAATCACCGGGGATGGAGTCGTGGTTTGATCCGCAGCTGTACGTGCCAACTTCCGCTCGTGGAAAGCTGCGAAGCTGGTCATACTTCCCGACCGACGTCGATACCGCTGACCAGTCCTCTGAAGGATGGTGGGTCGCAATTGTGAACGCATTGGCGGATTGCTGCGTGCGACTCAACGTCACTGCCGTGTGTTCACCTGCAGTTCTTTCTCGGCAGTACTCTGATGAGTACTTCGGAACGATCGTTGGCGCCGGACAGCAGTTGGTGAAGCGTCTCGCCGGAACAGGAATGAGACCCGTCCAAACGGCCGTAGTCGGCATGAATGATCTTGCCGTTGAGCACCGACTAATGTCGATCGCGTCGATCCTTTCACGCACCGAAGTACCTGATATCTACCTAGTACTGATCGGAACGACGGAGCCGCGTCGCGAGCTCACCGACGTCGAGGAGATCAAAGGATCAATGAAGCTTATCCAGCTCCTTAGTGGAGCTGGCTACCAAGTGACGGTTGGGTACGCATCTTCCGATATGCTGCTCTGGAAGCATGCAGGCGCGACGAATTGTGCTACGGGAAAGTTTTTCAACCTGCGCCGTTTCTCAAGAAGTCGTTTCGATGAGCCA
The sequence above is a segment of the Gemmatimonas sp. genome. Coding sequences within it:
- a CDS encoding protein kinase; translated protein: MTANLLEAVAAAYCAHNGLTLHTSIGTGAFKETFGATLSDGRQAALKVYKPGFNVQRVIREVEALTRCKHAGIAELFAIEAFDVSGISYVVSTEELLSGGTLSQKLAIGLLPSREVLVIGAALIDAMSTIAGNRLVHRDLKPDNIMFRGDGVSPVVVDFGLVRDLAAESITQTWQMQGPGTPLFAPAEQLRNDKAMIDWRADQFSLGVLLAYSAFGFHPYDHGGDHPEAIVERVAVRGNLGSQFIHAAEGANLGCLISMVQPWPISRFRTPAALSEHWNKQQEN